DNA sequence from the Vicia villosa cultivar HV-30 ecotype Madison, WI linkage group LG3, Vvil1.0, whole genome shotgun sequence genome:
ATCTTTTATGATTCAACAGATATAGCTTTTGCACCTTATGGTGAGTATTGGAGACAACTTAGAAAGATTTGTACCATTGAACTTCTAAGTGTAAAACGTGTGCAATCTTTTTGGCCTATAAGAGAACAAGAGATGAGTAATCTTATCAAAAGAATCGCTTCGGAAGAAGGAAGAGTGGTCAATCTTTCTCAACAAGTTGTGTCAATGATGTTTTCGTTCACTTCACGAGCGGCGTTTGGCAAGAAATACATGGAGCAAGACGAGTTCATATCGGCGGTAAGAGAAATTTTGCAGCTTGCTTCTGGTTTTTTCATTGGTGACTTGTTTCCGTCGGCGAAATGGCTTCAAAATGCAACTGGTATGAGGCCTAAGCTTGAGAAGTTGCATAAGAAAGTTGATAGAATATTTGAGATGATTATAAATGATCATAAAGAGAAAAAGACAAGAGGTATAGATGGTTTAGTTGAAGGACATGAGGATTTGATTGATGTTCTCTTGAAATTTGAGGAAAATAACAGCACTAATCAGAATCAGGAATTTTCCTTAACTAAGAATAATATCAAGGCTATACTCTTTGTAAGTATATTTACTTTCTTCCATAATTATATGCATGTgaataattatgttttaaatatCTATTTGAATGGACTTATTTAAATATCTATATGCATGTGAATACTTGAAAAAATATGGGTGAAATATGTGGTCAGATGCATGATCTTAAATCACACTATAATTGCGGTTTGATGTTGTTACCGCATCTGCAATAATGCGGACTCAATTGCAGTTGCAAATTGAAATTTAAAACTATGATTCAAATAGAGCATAAGTAGTaagatttttttagtttttgaaaatcaatCTCTGGTCCTAGAATCCATTAAATCCGGGGAATCAATCTCAATGTCCACTAACAGGAGGCCTAATTAAAGCCTGAACAAAACTCTGTATAGACTGATttaacacaagaattgttagcAGTTGGAAGGATTCAAACTTGAGAGCTTGAGTTGACCACACTCTTAGGTCTGAAGTCTTCACTATCAGACCAACCGATGAGGTTTCTTGAGTAGCAAGAAATAGAGTAGTTCTTTGTTTGATGTGGTATATGAATATATTTGAAGTTCGCAACTAATTAACTTgatatgtttttaattttaaggATATCTTCACTGGTGGAAGTGACACAGCAGCAACAACAATCAACTGGGCAATGGCAGAAATGATGAAAAATCCAAGAGTATTGCAGAAAGCACAAGCAGAAGTAAGAAATACATTTAAAAAAACCGGAAAACTCGATGAAACATGCCttgaaaatttaaaatacttaaaagcAATAATCAAAGAAGTCCTAAGAATCCACCCTCCAGGTCCACTATTAATCCCAAGAGAATGTGCACAAGATATTGAGATAAATGGCTATCACATACCAAAAAAAAGCAAAGTGATAATCAATGCATGGGCCATTGGAATGGACACAAAGTACTGGAAAGAGCCAGAGAGGTTTTATCCAGAGAGGTTTGTTGACAGTTGTGTGGATTATAAAGGGAATAGTTTTGAGTATATTCCGTTTGGTGCTGGGAGGAGAATTTGTCCTGGGATGAATTATGGTATGGCGAACGTTGAATTGGCTCTTGCTATGTTGTTGTATGAGTTTGATTGGAGAGTTGGTGATGGGGTGAAATGTGAGGATTTGGATATGAGTGAGATGTTTGGTGCTTCTGTTATAAGAAAAGATGATTTGTATTTGGTTCCGACTGTTTATTCTGAAGTGTAGTAGTGGTGATAAGTGGAAAGTTTGTATTGTATGGAAAATTTGAGAAGTAATTTATTGTTAAAGTGTCTAATATCGTTTTATcaacattttcaaaaaatgtGGTATCTTGCATACGTTATAccgatatttttaaaattgtttgtATGCATGTATGCTTTTTTACGTTTAATTTCAAAACTACATATAAAAACGTATGTAGGATGATaactcatttttcaaaaatattgataaaaaacatgaaaaaaattGGATTCTACCTAAGATTTTAAAATGCCGGTAAAAAACATAGTTTTCGTGACAAATCtggtataaatttaaaattaccaatataaatatacaaatttaatagaaaaaaatatttatttgtagaAGTTTcaataaaatgcagaaaaaaacaaggttttccaatttttttttaaaaaatgacaattttaataataaaaatgacgTGGGATTATTATGGTAAAAGCGCAACAACTGGGAGGTGTCAAAGGGTGATAGGACAAATTCTTCCACCTTATTTGTAAGGGTGTTGGGCCTCCTTGTTTGGTCAGCCCACTTCCTTGCCTTGTATTGTTTTTTCTGTAGTTGTTTAGTACaccatatatatttttataaaactataggaaaaataaaaaatatccttTTGTAAAGTTATCTTCTAACTTCACTATGAAGTTTATCGCAACAAATTTTTATGGGTATAGTTAATTTAACATTTCCTATatacatattatatttttttcgCAGTTCATAAAAGAACAGAATGCGTATATATTCTAAATTTATCTTTTcctatatattaataatttttttttgcaaattttaacttttgatcaaactccttagtttaacttttgaataaactcataaCATATTACAAGATGTGTTTGGGGACAATAGTATCTTTTGGGGTGTTTAAAACTAAAATGCCCAATAGAAAACcgtaaaatcaaatcaaatcaaaccgaTACCGTAAAAAATCGCATTTGATTTGGGTGTGTTTGAGTCATTTTTTAATCAACTGCGCGGTTCAGTTTAGTTTGCGGTTTGTGTTTTACataccaaaccaaaccgaaccaaactgcatTATGTTACAATCACCCAAACATCAATTAACTTATATCTATATCAAACCCAGACCTATAAtgcttagccttatgattacaaaTGCTTTTCTCTTTGGAAAATAAGTGCTTTCAAAAacgcatatccgaaaacaccaaataatgaatgttttcgaagatgcatctccaaattttagaaagaaaaaaaaaaaaaacttcaaaacaagatattttgaaattttcagcaTGAATTATTCCCGCAAGGGTGTCTATATAGAAATTATCTTAATGCTTTGAACTTGCAAAAGTGGGCCAGGGAGAATTGTAGCTGGTTCTACCCTCTATTTAGAAGTGTcaaattactaaatttttaaaattagcaCCTAATTTTAAAGACCCCTAATATTTAAGGGACTAAAGTTTTAAGAATAAAtaacttcaaaaataaataatttctcaaaaataaagactcttaaaattattgttgaatcTCAAACTTCaaattttcaactttttttttaattttaattttacaaaaaaaaattttagaattaaattttttccataaacaCTAATGAATACTCATGAGTACACACGCGTACTAGTTTTGTATCCATATTTGTAcacatgttttttaaaaaataaaataaaatattgactaaaatttgattaaaaacaaaaatcaatttatgcaATAGTAAATAAACATAGATGTGatcattaaaaatcaaactgCAATACTTAAATATTGTCGAGGTAAaattatagttaaaaaaattacatattagATAGAGCTATGCTCTCTTTACTACACCGTTGCACTTTACACCATATACAGATACATTTTTTTCTAGTGCTACACTATACCATAGTGGAAaagaaatgattaaaaaaataatgaatatatATTTATTGAATATATATTTATTGAATATATTACGGTGTGAGTGTACAAATAACTGTAAAAGGATCATTTTtctattagataataatataaacaaaatggGATAAGGTCAACCATTTGCATTTGACAGTGGATTTTTTTAGGGGAAAATAAgagaatttctttgccaacctcccaaccttctagtccacctctggtgaaaaatccaaactacccctgacttcggaagttcatttccgaaacgccttttttttgaaaaaattatcttctttcggaagttcatttccgaaaacagcatttcggaaatgaacttccgaaatactgcgcgttctgcagatttaacaaaacactccccctcccccattcatttaccctaactcaaatcaaaaacaaccaaaggcgaaaatttgtgcaaacacacttccaaggctgcatcaaggctccaatcacattgctatacaacattcaaaagcccacaaatcactcaatttgtaagttttaaatttgttagattcattattcaaatgcatgttatttagggtttcaattgcataaatgatatatggactggttgttagtagtatttaggttgtttagaaaatttttgaattggttttatgtttgattttggggtctgccatggaagtttcaGAAAACTctatcgcaggggtgtttcggaagttcatttccgaaaacacctccatcccagttttcggaaatgaacttccgaattgtatcagaagttcaaatttttttgttttttattttgtctcgcatattaatcgatttcaattgtttacaggaacatgtcaggaatgggtggcgctaagggaaaaaaggaggtgaaggagaagaagaaggtttcgaccggctctacttcgtgctctcgcggagtgaaggaggtgaaggagaagaagaaggtttcgaccggctctacttcgtgctctcgcggagtgaaggaggtgaaggagaagaagaaggtttcgaccggttCTACTTCTCGTTCTCAGGGGGgccggggcccggatgctcaagctcaacTATGTGGCGTGAGAGTCGTGGTTgatgctgatggttctgagactgagtgggatgaggattggtatcagtatcttcattcggaggagttcgctcgtcgggcagaataatgtgtttttgttttgtttgatgtgtattttgtagcgctcgtcgggcagaataacgtgtttttgttttgtttgacgtgttttgttttgttttgttttgatttcggattgtatctttcgcacagtgtttttggattttatttatcatattagtattttctgtttatatgtcgcttattttatttgccgtttgcgtttaattaaaatgcgagactgtttaagaaaaaacataaaaaaaagctTTTTGAGAGCGAGAAAGTTTTTGTATGGTATCCTAAGCATAACATGACACCATTGTTCAAGAGTAAACTATCTGATATTTACAGAAAAGTTGGTGCTAGAAATATCTCTGAGTCACTATCCAAAGAAGAATCatctgttgtgaatgatgatgttgAACTCGCGGCGATGAAATGAAACATGCTTCAAATTTCTCTGAAGCAATATCTGAAGGCGTTTTACGCGAGAATCATGAtcatgtcgcttatttaatatatgtcgtttatttgtttttttttcaacaggagcgagagccgttgaaaatgcgagactgttttagataaatcataaaaaaaaaacacagctgcataattcggaagttcatctccgaagacacccccatgaggtgttttcggagatgcacttccgaattgtggaaacttttaaaaaaaacatgcgcttcggaagttcatttccgaagcaggggtattttgggatttttgctgggggtgaccacccatagggaggtggctaaagaaattttcgaaAATAATTGTGTTGCCAACTTTTagtttgcattttttttttttgaatttatacTAACGATAATATAATTGTGTTGCCAACTTTTagtttgcattttttttttgaattcataCTAACGATAATATatgtaaatttaatttttatcctGATGACCTTGCATTGCTTAGGTTGTGGATGATGGGTGATCTTTatctataatattaaaaaaaattgatgttcTGGAAAAGACATCAATGCCTGTCTATAATTATGACACCTCTTTAATTTTGGAGTATTTTTTGTCCAAATATTACATTTTTCAACTAATGCTACATTATGGTTTGATGTTGACCGATTATTACATGAAACAAACTGATTCCATTTGTTTTCACTTGCTCTTTCAACTAGAAGATTAAAAGTAACATATGACAAATAAGCCTGCTACACTTTCATcacaattctttttttttttcacttctcACTTCTCATTTCTCTCACTTCTCACATTTATCTTTTCTCTTCTATTTATGCAACTCCTTCAGCCCTTTGAATCTCCTTTTTCATCCATATTTTGAAAATTAGTAAAGAAGATgttgtttattatatattttttgattttgtatttttattataattacagTTTACGATTCATATTTATGGTTATTTAGTTTTTgatgtttagagtttattttatgctattatgtTATTTCCCTACACATCCATTTGATTAAAGTTCATTACTTTTTGATGTATAGGGATCATGAAGTTATTTCCATAcacatttttttttcatattcatcTTTCTCTTCCTCCTCTTACTTCTTTTCTCTATTTCAGTTTCCATATTTTTAGGTCTGGTCTTTCAACTTTTAGGGCTAAAGAATAAGAttttgaaaagaagaagaggGAAGTGAGGGAGAAAGTTAAGTTTAAGTTAGGTCATGTTAAAGAAGAAAGCAAATGTCTTGCTACAATTCATGAAGTATATATAATTTAgagttcactttttttttttagatttaatttcCAATTTCATTAAAACTTGGATTTCGGAAACCCCTTTTTGATATTATTTCCATCTACTTTTCAGTTATGTTTCATTAAGTGTGTGATCTTATAATCTAATGTTTTTTTTGTGCAACTACTTGTGAAACATGAGGCAAATTTGATGTATTTTTTCTTGTTACTGTTATAATATGATCTATTTTGTTTCATCTTTTGTTTCTGTTATAAAGTTTAATGTTCTAATTAAATTGTTTATGGTTTTTCCTTTGCAATCAACTATAGTGGAGAAATTATTGTGGTTAAGTTGCAATTGAATTTTTGGTATTTAAGATTGAGCGCTTCTATGTTAATAGGGAAAAACCACAAAGATATTAACAACATAAAGACAAAGAAAGAGGTATGTAGATAGAAAGATGGCTATACAAAATTAAAGTCATCTTATTGGATTTTTTGAGCTAGATCGGCATAAAAAGcaataaaattcatcatatttggataGCAACTtcccatttaatatacaaaaataatattagataaaaatgaagtaaaaaatataaaatagtagcataacataataccaaaaatattataattaaatagaaaaaaagaggagatgaaatattagagaagatgaaaaagaaagaacagaagaggtgcgattagataagaagaggaacattaaaaaTGTAATTGGAGGAGAGAACATTAGAATacaaataataagatgaaaaagaaagaacttaagagatgaaagactagaaaataatatgtgatatgtatttggaaaagaatatgagaagaaggtgcaatacagttaggagagatttgagaagacttaaactgaaaccttaagtgtgaggaagagaaaatcatttgtAATTGTAAGCTACGacataataggtttaagtttgagtTGGATATAAGTTAATTAATGTTTGGGGGGTTGTAACATAATGAGGTTTGActcggtttgtaaaatacaaaatgCAAACCGAACCGCACAGTTAGTTAAAAAATGGCCCAAACGTATCTaaaccaaatgcgattttttgcaatttcgatttggtttggttctgttttgcgattttctattgggccggtttggttttgaacacttTTAACTAAAATTATTAAATGTTTCATATTCATTGATTTAGGTTGATTTTTCTAAATTGACAATATCTATAATTGGCCTAGCTCTATTCTTTACACATCGTGTAATAAAAAGTTCTTTACACTTATTAATTCTTACTATGTGTAGGCCTTGCACTCCTTGTTCATCACCATGTAATCATAGGCAGGACCAacccaatattttttttaataggcaatggaaTTGATATAGAGCAAAAGGGTTGCTCCTCCCAAATACAAGGCTAAAAGAAAACCGCTATTCAAAGCAACAAAGCGGCATAACGTGCCAAGACTGAAAATTACAATTAGAAACTAGCTTAAGACTCGGTTGTAACCAAGTCCACGATCGGAAAACTAACACCGTCATACACTCGAGGAAGCTAAATCTCCCGCTTTTGAAAATGATATTATTGCGACCCATCCAAATACTCCAACACGTCGCAAGCCAAATAACACC
Encoded proteins:
- the LOC131662295 gene encoding cytochrome P450 71D11-like gives rise to the protein MDLQAIFPTTLLTIFFLSIIVTLKLKKKTKKVSSIPNIPPGPWKLPIIGNIANLLGSPPHRKLRDLAKKYGPLMHLQLGEVFFIIVSSAEYAKEIMKTHDVIFASRPANLTSEIIFYDSTDIAFAPYGEYWRQLRKICTIELLSVKRVQSFWPIREQEMSNLIKRIASEEGRVVNLSQQVVSMMFSFTSRAAFGKKYMEQDEFISAVREILQLASGFFIGDLFPSAKWLQNATGMRPKLEKLHKKVDRIFEMIINDHKEKKTRGIDGLVEGHEDLIDVLLKFEENNSTNQNQEFSLTKNNIKAILFDIFTGGSDTAATTINWAMAEMMKNPRVLQKAQAEVRNTFKKTGKLDETCLENLKYLKAIIKEVLRIHPPGPLLIPRECAQDIEINGYHIPKKSKVIINAWAIGMDTKYWKEPERFYPERFVDSCVDYKGNSFEYIPFGAGRRICPGMNYGMANVELALAMLLYEFDWRVGDGVKCEDLDMSEMFGASVIRKDDLYLVPTVYSEV